From Halapricum desulfuricans, a single genomic window includes:
- a CDS encoding ParA family protein: MSTDMGSARVCVTNAKGGTGKTTIAINVAGALNERGRDVLFVDLDPQGNATEGLGLLEAYDRDPPTFFDVLTDHRQRDRVEELIVEHEEMDVLPSNIDLLQAEHELTIADLIARVKHDPNADIDPSALASLGINVSPEAVTGPHALDVLDEALSGVEDAYDYVIIDSPPFYGKLTDTGIYAAQHILVPALTEATSERAIELLIDQMAALEGQTDITVETMGVVANRVEKTNEDRMMLEWLNEVFDEFPLWEVRKRVALQRAFKSGKSVFAADESVDMADVFLDIAAEFDERFGFETADRTHEVTHD, from the coding sequence ATGAGTACCGATATGGGGTCCGCGCGCGTCTGCGTCACGAACGCCAAGGGCGGGACCGGCAAGACGACGATCGCGATCAACGTCGCGGGGGCGCTCAACGAGCGCGGCCGCGACGTACTGTTCGTCGATCTCGATCCCCAGGGTAACGCGACGGAAGGCCTGGGATTGCTGGAGGCTTACGACAGGGACCCGCCCACGTTCTTCGACGTGCTGACCGACCACCGACAGCGCGATCGAGTCGAAGAGTTGATCGTCGAACACGAGGAGATGGACGTTCTGCCGAGTAACATCGACCTCTTGCAAGCCGAACACGAGTTGACCATCGCCGATCTCATCGCGCGCGTCAAGCACGATCCCAACGCGGACATCGACCCGTCAGCACTGGCTTCTCTCGGGATCAACGTCTCCCCCGAGGCGGTGACGGGCCCACACGCGCTGGACGTGCTCGACGAGGCGCTGTCGGGCGTCGAAGACGCGTACGACTACGTGATCATCGATTCCCCGCCGTTTTACGGGAAACTGACTGATACCGGGATTTACGCGGCCCAGCACATCCTCGTGCCGGCGCTGACGGAGGCGACTTCCGAGCGGGCGATCGAGCTGCTCATCGACCAGATGGCGGCCCTGGAAGGGCAGACGGACATCACCGTCGAGACGATGGGCGTCGTCGCGAACCGCGTCGAGAAGACCAACGAGGACCGGATGATGCTCGAGTGGCTCAACGAGGTGTTCGACGAGTTCCCGCTCTGGGAAGTCCGGAAACGGGTCGCACTGCAGCGCGCGTTCAAGTCCGGTAAATCGGTGTTTGCGGCCGACGAATCGGTCGACATGGCCGACGTCTTTCTCGATATCGCCGCGGAGTTCGACGAGCGATTCGGGTTCGAAACCGCTGATCGCACACACGAGGTGACACATGACTGA
- a CDS encoding metallophosphoesterase: protein MAITFRDRAALIEETLVLADLHFGRASESAVEAPIEDGRDVLDRFVNLLEATEPRDVVVAGDLLHAFDTATPTVEHRLAALDERVADAGAELIVVAGNHDTMLGEIRDGPIVDRYRLDDRTVVVHGHERPDDRTVVVHGHERPGVEAERYVLGHDHPAIEIEGQRRPCFLRGPGGPDSAELLVLPAFNRFTAGVPVNGMSADDFQSPLVVAADPLEPIVRDENARETLRFPSLGSLRHHL from the coding sequence ATGGCGATTACGTTTCGCGACCGGGCGGCCCTGATCGAGGAGACGCTCGTCCTCGCGGACCTCCACTTCGGTCGGGCGTCGGAGTCGGCGGTCGAGGCGCCGATCGAGGACGGGCGGGACGTCCTCGACCGATTCGTGAACCTGCTCGAGGCGACAGAGCCCCGGGATGTCGTCGTCGCCGGCGACCTGCTCCACGCGTTCGATACGGCCACGCCGACCGTCGAGCACCGGCTCGCGGCACTGGACGAGCGCGTCGCCGATGCTGGTGCGGAACTGATCGTCGTCGCCGGCAACCACGACACGATGCTCGGAGAGATCCGTGACGGTCCGATCGTAGATCGGTATCGGCTCGACGATCGGACGGTCGTTGTCCACGGACACGAACGGCCCGACGATCGGACGGTCGTTGTCCACGGACACGAACGGCCCGGCGTCGAGGCCGAGCGGTACGTCCTGGGTCACGACCACCCGGCCATCGAGATCGAGGGGCAGCGACGGCCCTGCTTCCTGCGAGGGCCCGGCGGTCCCGACAGTGCGGAGCTGCTCGTCCTGCCGGCGTTCAACCGCTTTACCGCCGGCGTCCCGGTCAACGGAATGAGTGCCGACGACTTCCAGTCACCGCTCGTCGTCGCGGCCGATCCGCTCGAACCGATTGTCAGAGACGAAAACGCCAGGGAAACGTTGCGGTTCCCGTCGCTGGGTTCGC